Part of the Nicotiana tabacum cultivar K326 chromosome 20, ASM71507v2, whole genome shotgun sequence genome, CCTGGTTCaaccaaaatgtatcatgatcttcaTCAGCTATACTGGTGGAACgacatgaagaaagatatagccaCATTTGTGGCTCAGTGTCCCAACTGCCAGCAGGTTAAAGCTGAACACCAGAAACCTGGAGGgctacttcaaaatattgagatTCCAGCTTGGAAATAGGAatcgattaatatggatttcattagGATTGCCCAATTCTCGCCGTAAGTTCAAttctatttgggtcattgtggataggctgacgaaatcagctcactttctCCCAGTTAGGACCACCTATTCAGCTGAAGACTATGCGAgcctgtatatcaaggaaatagttcgGCTACATGGAGTTCcgttttctattatatctgacagaGGTGCCcaatttacagctaatttctggaggtcttttcaagaaggtttgggtactcttgttaaccttagtacagcatttcatccgcagaccgacggacaagccgaacgcactattcagacacttgaagatatgttgCGAGCTTGTGTCTTAGACTTCAAGGGAAGTTGGGAAGATCATTTACCGCTTattgagtttgcctacaataacagttatcatgccggtattcagatggcaccttatgaggcactatatgggaggaAATGCAGATCTCCTATTGGCTGGTTTGATGTTGGTGAGACAAAGTTGCTAGGACCTGAATTGGTACAGCAAGCtgtagaaaaggtaaagttgatccaggaaAGGTTGCGTACAGCTCAAAGTCGACAGAAATCATATTCAGATAACCGACGTCGAGACTTGGAATTTGCTGTGGGagactgggtattcttgaaagtgtcgcctatgaagggtgtaatgagatttggtaagaaaggaaaactcagcCCTAGATATGTTGGGCCATATCAGATTGTTCAGAGAATTGGGCGAGTAGCCTACAAACTTGACCTGCCACCAGAATTAGAAGCAATCCATCCGGTATTTCAcatttccatgcttcggaaattcTTAGGTGATCCTTATTGCATCAGCCCTATCGAGGATATTGAAGTTTCCGAGAacttgtcatatgaagaaataccTATTGCCATTCTTGACCGTCAAATCCGTAAGCTACGGACTAAAGAGGTAGCCTCAataaaagtactttggaggagcAATAATGTAGAGGAAATGacatgggaggccgaggaggacatgaagTCCAGATACCCTCATTTATTTGAGTCTTCAGGTGATATGCCTGAGACAAACATGGCAGGTGTTGCACATATATCAACCAGTGACAGTTAAGGTAATTAAGTTATGGCTAACcttcttattatcattattgtataAGTAAATGGTCGGGTGAGGCCAAGTTGATGTTATTATTATGATGTGTAGCCCTGTGTGGCCTTAGATATGTATGTTTGGGCTGATGGCAGGTTTTGGATATTCatatttataggggaaactctggcgaatttttttttttaaaaaaaaattcagaagttAGGTTAAccgttaacattcgaggacgaatgttcttaaggagGGGAGAATGTTACACCTTGTGTATTCGGCGTTATCATGTTGTAAATGGGATAATTCGGTAGGAAGATAATTTCTATGAGATATTTAAATGATGCGATAGTTATACGTTAAGATTGGAAGTCATTTGAGTTGTGATTAAAAATTCGACAAAGATCGCGCGCAAGTTACGGGTTTAAATTTCACTGGAATTTGGATAAAATGTTGATGACCGTTTCTCTCAATATACtgggagttatggtgtgttctatCTACCGAATCGAaggtctatgagtctattttccaacgcaacaaaccgttcaTTAATACGacttcggagtagagagatattaacATTTTCGTACAGGGGTGCACACTGTTACGGGAACAGTGTGCCTAGTCGGGTTTAGtcaaaatttctttatttaagtcaatttttaaaacagaacccctacgttttatcctctccaaaacagaaccaaaaacctAGGGATTTCCTCTCAAACTTCTCCCATCCATCTAGCCAAGCATAACAACAATTTAGTCATCCTCAAGATGGAGAACACCATGGTAGCTTCGGAATCGTGAATTCTTCGGTGTTTCACTTTTCATAGCAAGACTCCGTcttgtaatttcgaattttgagtaATTCTGCTCACATAAGGTATGATTTAACTTCCTCTTTGATCTTTGTAAACTTCTACCGTAAGAATtcttaagaaatagttgaaacctctatagaaatattcttgattttttttagaaaccTCTCTTAATATGGCTTGATTGTTGGGGCTGTTCTATATaattttattgtgttgtttggATCTGTGAAGACATGGATGGAATTCTGTTGATGAGGAGATGTAGTAAAGTAAAATTTGGTGGTGTGTTGGGGGGAAATTAATCTACAAAAGAGTCTACAAATTCATGGCCACAAGTTGTTCGCGTAAATGTCTAAATGAAGAATTATTTAAGCtatgagcttgaatttgattttgaatgGTTTGTATTATGTAGGAAATCATTCCTAAGGCTTTTGAGGTCTTGGAAACAGTATATAACTCCATCGACAAGGTATGTAGGGCTTTGCCTATACTTTCCGGCATGACTAGAATTCGAATAAACGTTTATCGAATTGTCTCGTCGGATTCGAGTTATTTCACCTTCAACTTATAAAGATGCTTAGACCTGATCTTTTCTCATAGATTGCTTACTCTAGAGGATATCTATGAATTCTCGGATTTCCTTGTTCCTTGCTTAAAAAGAACTAGAGCCTTTTACTCGTTCTCCTTTCGACGttcatataaatcatgaataagtaacATTTACTTCAAAGGTACTCATAATACACAACTCTCATGTTCTTAGTACTTGTTGGCTCGTagttgaaaattaaatatttttagccACAACCATGATAGTCGGGGAAGAATGATGATAGGCCACTTCGACTCTTCTTAGAATACGTCTTTTAAGGTTGGTTTCGCATTGCACCTATATAATTTATGATCtagtatatgtatgtatttacttTCATTACCGAGCCGCATTATAGACGGCCGGGTATGACAcatattgtgtaaccactgatcagttgggattaccgagcttcacgtggccgggtacgattctaccgagcctttattatggccgggtatgttatggatattatagccccacagagggatttattattatataatgtgaTATATTATAAGTAGCGATAGTGAACGACGGTGTCACGAGCATACATTTATATCCATGTTGAATTTTAGTTTCCTACCGAGGCTAGTTTCAGAATTTAAATTATCTCTATGTCTCTTCTCTTGTTaattacatttttcatgttacacttgtcgccctacatattcagtacatattTCGTACTGACGCATTTTTATGCGTtgtgttcatgcccacaggttcgAATAGACAGAGTGGTGTGTCTCCTCAGTAGGACCCCCAGGATCAGCATTGGGTTTCGCACTCCACTTCTTCGGAGTTGCTGACTTTGAGTCCATAGGTACTATTACAGATGTATATGTGTGGTTTTGGGCATGTCGGGGGCTTTGTCCCGCCCTGTTgagattgtcttacactcttagaggcttgcagactagcggtcattgtatatatatatttttcgtatCGCCCTATCGGCCTTCTGGATAGCTGTTATACTGTTGTTACAGCCTTGTTGgcctagtttatatatatatatatatatatatatatatatatatatatatatatatgtcgtgtTGGGCTCTTCTACCTGCAGGTTATTATATTTCGGATCATATCTCATGGTTGGTTCGCTCGGGCCTTCGggcatcgggtgccagccacatctcacaaggttggggtgtgacaatgCTTCAGCTTTGACAAAGTTAATGGCGGTTACAAGGTACATATGGTGCACATGGGCAGAAGTTGGCTTTTGTTCAAATCTGGCAGGTGGTTACCAGAACGTTTTTGGAGCCTTATTTCCATTATCTCAGCATGATCCTAGTTGTTGGGGGATGTCAACTACATTATGCAAAAATAGTGGGTTGTGTGGGACAAGTGTCTCAGTCCAAGAGCGACAAGTGTAAAGGCAAAGGGCTTTCACATGATCTATAGTTGTGCAGCACCCTTATGCTTGTAAATACATGTGGTCTGTTTTCCTAAGTCTGTTTTCACGAGTGAAAATGCCTAAGGATAAAAGTAGCCTTTGTGAGAAAATCTGAAGGTCAAGAGTGATTTTTTGTACATGGCATTGTACTTCGAGTTTGAGTTACTTTATATGCTCGAGCTAAATACAAAGTTGGGAAAAGAGTTCCTTGTATATTGTGCCTTGTGTTCTTGTTTAATTCCGTTGTCTTTACTTAAATCTTACTATGTTGAAAATTGCCTAAAAATATTCTAAGTCCAAAGTTGCTGAAATTTTAGCTAAGTGATGGGAAGGCTGAAGTTGGGTATGAGGTTGGGCTGGCGCGCAGGCTGGTTTTGGTGGACAGAAAATCAACCCGTGACAACTAGATAAGGGCAAGAGGCCTGATCTGCTTCTAATAACCCCGCCCAGTGGGGCTATTACTTTGCCTTCTGAATCAACAAAGTGATCGAAATCATCCGTAAAAATTGTGTGGGGTAGCCAttttttaaagtggtatttactttttatccagcaTTTTTAATGCTGAGCAAAAGTAGTCACcagtctattaaaattaatataaaaaggCAGTATTACCCTTTCCTTCCCAAACGAAAATACGCCATTTTCAGATTCATTCCTTACAGCTCCACTTCTCCTTTTGCAATGGCGTTCTGGGGTTCGTATGAGTGTTCCCATTATTTTCATATATGAAATCCAATTTTGAACAGAAGAAACGAAATGCATTAATCATATAAATTTTATAAGCCTGTCATTTTCTTTTGTGTCTGCTTTCAGGAGTTGAATTGTCTGGTAAACCATTCACTCATAATAATCATAGACGTGGGAGGACGTGACTTTTGGTTTTCTAAAAGAAGTGACTTTTAGATTTTCTTAAACAACAGATAATTAGGAAAAATAtggtaaaaagccaaaaaaattgAGGACAAAGATAATTGTGTTAAGGACATGAAGTCCTAAAgttaaattcaaaagttaaggacatgtagtcctgaagtcctgaacttagagtttcaagttcaaaagttaaggacatatagtcctgaagttaagttcaatagttaaggacacaagttcaaaagttaaggacaagtagtccttaacttacagttacaagttctaaagttaaggacaggtagtccttaacttatagttacaagttcaaaagttaaggacgggCAGTcattaacttacagttacaagttcaaaagttaaggaaaataggtccttaactttgatttccaagttcaaaagttaaggacatgcaatccttaacttacagttacaagttcaaaagttaaagataagcagtccttaacttacagttacaagttcaaaagttaaggacaagcaaTAGGTCCTTAcctttgacttacaagttcaaaaattaaggacgcttggtcctgaagtttgagttccaagttcaaaagttaaggacatgtaatcctgaagtcctgaacttagagttccaagttcaaaagttaagaacaTATAGTCCTGATGTCCTGAAGTTAAgtacaaaagttaaggacatgagcagaagggtattttcgtccgggcaactaaagtttattaaagcagtggctaaagactaaagacattttaaacagtaacttaaaagtaaatacatgtgttattagtgaCTAACCGTGCACTTCCCCCAAATCATCCTTAGACTCTTCATTTGGTCCTCATGTAACAATGTGATCCATGGAATCCTTAAATCATGCAAGTGATACATTAAGCCATCAAATACATTTAGGATCCCCTTTCTACATTTGATTATTTATTGGT contains:
- the LOC142174538 gene encoding uncharacterized protein LOC142174538 — protein: MDFIRIAQFSPSPIGWFDVGETKLLGPELVQQAVEKVKLIQERLRTAQSRQKSYSDNRRRDLEFAVGDWIVQRIGRVAYKLDLPPELEAIHPVFHISMLRKFLGDPYCISPIEDIEVSENLSYEEIPIAILDRQIRKLRTKEVASIKVLWRSNNVEEMTWEAEEDMKSRYPHLFESSGDMPETNMAGVAHISTSDS